A window of Bos taurus isolate L1 Dominette 01449 registration number 42190680 breed Hereford chromosome 19, ARS-UCD2.0, whole genome shotgun sequence contains these coding sequences:
- the COASY gene encoding bifunctional coenzyme A synthase isoform X1, whose product MAVFRSGLLVLTTPLTSLAPRLAPILSSAARLVNHTLYVHLQPGMSLGGPAQPQSSPVQATFEVLDFITHLYAGADVHRHLDVRILLTNIRTKSCLPPLPTSVQNLAHPPEVVLTDFQTLDGSQYNPAKQQLERYATSCYSCCPKLSSVLLYPDYGPAVSPAGSLGVHLPSTIRPTSPVARSAKQPVRGHQRGAVGGTFDRLHNAHKVLLSVACILAQEQLVVGVADKDLLKSKLLPELLQPYTERVEHLSEFLVDIKPSLTFDIIPLLDPYGPAGSDPSLEFLVVSEETYRGGMAVNRFRLENDLEELTLYQIQLLKDLNHKENEEDKVSSSSFRQQMLGNLLRPPYKRPELPPGFYVIGLTGISGSGKSSVAQRLKGLGAYIIDSDHLGHRAYAPGGPAYQPVVEAFGTDILHKDGIINRKVLGSRVFGNKKQLKILTDIMWPVIAKLAREEMDQAVAEGKRVCVIDAAMLLEAGWQNMVHEVWTVVIPETEAIRRIMERDGLSEAAAQSRLQSQMSGQQLVDQSHVVLSTMWEPHVTQRQVEKAWALLQKRISEAPSGP is encoded by the exons ATGGCCGTATTCCGGTCGGGCCTCCTGGTGCTGACAACGCCGCTGACTTCCCTGGCCCCTCGCCTGGCCCCCATCCTGTCTTCGGCAGCCCGGCTGGTGAATCACACGCTGTATGTACATCTGCAGCCGGGCATGAGCCTGGGCGGCCCGGCTCAACCCCAGTCCAGCCCCGTGCAGGCCACGTTTGAAGTTCTCGATTTCATCACGCACCTCTACGCAGGCGCCGATGTCCACAGGCACCTGGACGTCAGAATTCTGCTGACAAATATCCGAACCAAGAGCTGTCTCCCTCCCCTACCCACCTCAGTCCAGAACCTGGCCCACCCGCCGGAAGTGGTCCTGACTGACTTCCAGACCCTGGACGGAAGCCAGTACAACCCGGCCAAGCAACAGCTCGAGCGTTACGCCACCAGCTGTTACAGCTGTTGCCCGAAACTGTCTTCAGTGTTGCTGTACCCAGATTACGGGCCTGCAGTGTCCCCCGCGGGGTCCCTGGGCGTCCACTTACCCTCCACCATCAGGCCAACCTCCCCTGTGGCCAGGTCTGCAAAGCAGCCAGTGCGTGGCCACCAGCGGGGGGCTGTGGGCGGCACCTTTGACCGCCTCCACAATGCCCACAAGGTGTTGCTCAGTGTCGCGTGCATCCTGGCTCAGGAGCAGCTTGTGGTGGGAGTGGCGGACAAAGACCTGCTGAAGA GCAAGTTGCTCCCTGAGCTGCTCCAGCCCTACACAGAACGCGTGGAACATCTGAGTGAGTTCCTGGTGGACATCAAGCCCTCCTTGACATTTGATATCATCCCCCTGCTCGACCCCTATGGGCCCGCTGGCTCTGACCCCTCTCTGGAGTTCCTGGTGGTCAGCGAGGAGACCTATCGTGGGGGGATGGCCGTCAACCGCTTCCGCCTTGAGAAT GACCTAGAGGAGCTCACTTTGTACCAGATCCAGCTGCTGAAGGACCTGAACCACAAGGAAAACGAGGAGGACAAAGTCAGCTCCTCCAGCTTCCGCCAACAAATGCTGGGAAACCTGCTCCGGCCTCCATAT AAGAGGCCAGAGCTTCCCCCAGGTTTCTATGTGATCGGGCTGACGGGCATCAGCGGCTCTGGGAAGAGCTCAGTAGCTCAGCGGCTGAAGGGCCTGGGGGCGTACATCATTGACAGTGACCACCTGGGTCACCGGGCCTATGCCCCCGGCGGTCCTGCCTACCAGCCAGTGGTGGAAGCCTTTGGAACAG ATATTCTCCATAAAGATGGCATTATCAACAGGAAGGTCCTAGGCAGCCGGGTGTTTGGGAACAAG AAGCAGCTGAAGATACTCACGGACATTATGTGGCCAGTTATCGCAAAGCTGGCCAGAGAGGAGATGGATCAGGCTGTGGCTGAGG GAAAGCGTGTGTGCGTGATTGATGCCGCCATGCTGCTTGAAGCCGGCTGGCAGAACATGGTGCATGAGGTGTGGACAGTTGTCATCCCCGAGACCGAG GCCATACGACGCATCATGGAGAGGGATGGCCTGAGTGAGGCTGCGGCTCAGAGCAGGCTGCAGAGCCAGATGAGTGGGCAGCAGCTTGTGGATCAGAGCCACGTGGTGCTGAGCACCATGTGGGAGCCGCATGTCACCCAGCGCCAG GTGGAGAAAGCCTGGGCCCTCCTGCAGAAGCGCATCTCCGAGGCACCATCAGGCCCATGA
- the COASY gene encoding bifunctional coenzyme A synthase isoform X2: MAVFRSGLLVLTTPLTSLAPRLAPILSSAARLVNHTLYVHLQPGMSLGGPAQPQSSPVQATFEVLDFITHLYAGADVHRHLDVRILLTNIRTKSCLPPLPTSVQNLAHPPEVVLTDFQTLDGSQYNPAKQQLERYATSCYSCCPKLSSVLLYPDYGPAVSPAGSLGVHLPSTIRPTSPVARSAKQPVRGHQRGAVGGTFDRLHNAHKVLLSVACILAQEQLVVGVADKDLLKSKLLPELLQPYTERVEHLSEFLVDIKPSLTFDIIPLLDPYGPAGSDPSLEFLVVSEETYRGGMAVNRFRLENDLEELTLYQIQLLKDLNHKENEEDKVSSSSFRQQMLGNLLRPPYKQLKILTDIMWPVIAKLAREEMDQAVAEGKRVCVIDAAMLLEAGWQNMVHEVWTVVIPETEAIRRIMERDGLSEAAAQSRLQSQMSGQQLVDQSHVVLSTMWEPHVTQRQVEKAWALLQKRISEAPSGP; this comes from the exons ATGGCCGTATTCCGGTCGGGCCTCCTGGTGCTGACAACGCCGCTGACTTCCCTGGCCCCTCGCCTGGCCCCCATCCTGTCTTCGGCAGCCCGGCTGGTGAATCACACGCTGTATGTACATCTGCAGCCGGGCATGAGCCTGGGCGGCCCGGCTCAACCCCAGTCCAGCCCCGTGCAGGCCACGTTTGAAGTTCTCGATTTCATCACGCACCTCTACGCAGGCGCCGATGTCCACAGGCACCTGGACGTCAGAATTCTGCTGACAAATATCCGAACCAAGAGCTGTCTCCCTCCCCTACCCACCTCAGTCCAGAACCTGGCCCACCCGCCGGAAGTGGTCCTGACTGACTTCCAGACCCTGGACGGAAGCCAGTACAACCCGGCCAAGCAACAGCTCGAGCGTTACGCCACCAGCTGTTACAGCTGTTGCCCGAAACTGTCTTCAGTGTTGCTGTACCCAGATTACGGGCCTGCAGTGTCCCCCGCGGGGTCCCTGGGCGTCCACTTACCCTCCACCATCAGGCCAACCTCCCCTGTGGCCAGGTCTGCAAAGCAGCCAGTGCGTGGCCACCAGCGGGGGGCTGTGGGCGGCACCTTTGACCGCCTCCACAATGCCCACAAGGTGTTGCTCAGTGTCGCGTGCATCCTGGCTCAGGAGCAGCTTGTGGTGGGAGTGGCGGACAAAGACCTGCTGAAGA GCAAGTTGCTCCCTGAGCTGCTCCAGCCCTACACAGAACGCGTGGAACATCTGAGTGAGTTCCTGGTGGACATCAAGCCCTCCTTGACATTTGATATCATCCCCCTGCTCGACCCCTATGGGCCCGCTGGCTCTGACCCCTCTCTGGAGTTCCTGGTGGTCAGCGAGGAGACCTATCGTGGGGGGATGGCCGTCAACCGCTTCCGCCTTGAGAAT GACCTAGAGGAGCTCACTTTGTACCAGATCCAGCTGCTGAAGGACCTGAACCACAAGGAAAACGAGGAGGACAAAGTCAGCTCCTCCAGCTTCCGCCAACAAATGCTGGGAAACCTGCTCCGGCCTCCATAT AAGCAGCTGAAGATACTCACGGACATTATGTGGCCAGTTATCGCAAAGCTGGCCAGAGAGGAGATGGATCAGGCTGTGGCTGAGG GAAAGCGTGTGTGCGTGATTGATGCCGCCATGCTGCTTGAAGCCGGCTGGCAGAACATGGTGCATGAGGTGTGGACAGTTGTCATCCCCGAGACCGAG GCCATACGACGCATCATGGAGAGGGATGGCCTGAGTGAGGCTGCGGCTCAGAGCAGGCTGCAGAGCCAGATGAGTGGGCAGCAGCTTGTGGATCAGAGCCACGTGGTGCTGAGCACCATGTGGGAGCCGCATGTCACCCAGCGCCAG GTGGAGAAAGCCTGGGCCCTCCTGCAGAAGCGCATCTCCGAGGCACCATCAGGCCCATGA
- the MLX gene encoding max-like protein X isoform X1, translating into MTEPGASPEDPWVKASPVGAHAGEGRAGRARVRRGSGRLGDSLQSPELPPLLGPWGCREDSSHPVCAKVEYAYSDNSLDPGLFVESTRKGSVVSRANSIGSTSASSVPNTDDEDSDYHQESYKESYKDRRRRAHTQAEQKRRDAIKRGYDDLQTIVPTCQQQDFSLGSQKLSKAIVLQKTIDYIQFLHKEKKKQEEEVSTLRKDVMALKIMKVNYEQIVKAHQDNPHEGEDQVSDQVKFNVFQGIMDSLFQSFNASISVASFQELSACVFSWIEEHCKPQTLREIVIGVLHQLKNQLY; encoded by the exons atgacggagccgGGCGCCTCTCCGGAGGACCCCTGGGTCAAGGCAAGCCCCGTGGGCGCGCACGCCGGCGAGGGGAGGGCGGGTCGGGCTCGAGTGCGTAGGGGGTCTGGAAGACTAGGGGACTCCCTGCAGTCCCCAGAGCTACCCCCGCTCCTCGGGCCCTGGGGCTGCAGAGAAGACAGCTCTCACCCTGTGTGTGCCAAG GTGGAGTATGCCTACAGCGACAACAGTCTGGACCCTG GGCTTTTTGTAGAAAGCACCCGCAAGGGGAGTGTAGTGTCCAGAGCTAATAGCATCGGTTCCACCAGTGCCTCTTCTGTCCCCAACACAG ATGACGAGGACAGCGATTACCACCAGGAGTCCTACAAGGAGTCCTACAAGGACCGGCGGCGGCGAGCACACACTCAGGCCGAGCAGAAGAGGAGGGACGCCATCAAG AGAGGCTATGATGATCTACAGACCATCGTCCCCACCTGCCAGCAGCAGGACTTCTCCCTTGGCTCTCAGAAACTGAGCAAAGCCATCGTGCTGCAGAAGA CTATTGACTACATCCAGTTTTTGcacaaggagaagaaaaagcaggaggaggaggtaTCCACGCTCCGCAAGGATGTCATGGCCCTAAAGATCATGAAAGT GAACTATGAGCAGATTGTGAAGGCGCACCAGGACAACCCCCATGAGGGGGAGGACCAGGTCTCGGACCAGGTCAAGTTCAACGTGTTTCAAGGCATCATGGACTCCCTCTTCCAGTCCTTCAATGCCTCCATCTCTGTGGCGAGCTTCCAGGAGCTGTCGGCCTGTGTCTTCAGCTGGATTGAGGAGCACTGTAAGCCTCAG ACCCTACGGGAAATTGTGATTGGCGTCCTGCACCAACTGAAGAACCAGCTTTACTGA
- the MLX gene encoding max-like protein X isoform X2, translating into MTEPGASPEDPWVKVEYAYSDNSLDPDDEDSDYHQESYKESYKDRRRRAHTQAEQKRRDAIKRGYDDLQTIVPTCQQQDFSLGSQKLSKAIVLQKTIDYIQFLHKEKKKQEEEVSTLRKDVMALKIMKVNYEQIVKAHQDNPHEGEDQVSDQVKFNVFQGIMDSLFQSFNASISVASFQELSACVFSWIEEHCKPQTLREIVIGVLHQLKNQLY; encoded by the exons atgacggagccgGGCGCCTCTCCGGAGGACCCCTGGGTCAAG GTGGAGTATGCCTACAGCGACAACAGTCTGGACCCTG ATGACGAGGACAGCGATTACCACCAGGAGTCCTACAAGGAGTCCTACAAGGACCGGCGGCGGCGAGCACACACTCAGGCCGAGCAGAAGAGGAGGGACGCCATCAAG AGAGGCTATGATGATCTACAGACCATCGTCCCCACCTGCCAGCAGCAGGACTTCTCCCTTGGCTCTCAGAAACTGAGCAAAGCCATCGTGCTGCAGAAGA CTATTGACTACATCCAGTTTTTGcacaaggagaagaaaaagcaggaggaggaggtaTCCACGCTCCGCAAGGATGTCATGGCCCTAAAGATCATGAAAGT GAACTATGAGCAGATTGTGAAGGCGCACCAGGACAACCCCCATGAGGGGGAGGACCAGGTCTCGGACCAGGTCAAGTTCAACGTGTTTCAAGGCATCATGGACTCCCTCTTCCAGTCCTTCAATGCCTCCATCTCTGTGGCGAGCTTCCAGGAGCTGTCGGCCTGTGTCTTCAGCTGGATTGAGGAGCACTGTAAGCCTCAG ACCCTACGGGAAATTGTGATTGGCGTCCTGCACCAACTGAAGAACCAGCTTTACTGA
- the MLX gene encoding max-like protein X (The RefSeq protein has 2 substitutions compared to this genomic sequence), whose protein sequence is MTEPGASPEDPWVKVEYAYSDNSLDPGLFVESTRKGSVVSRANGIGSTSASSVPNTDDEDSDYHQESYKESYKDRRRRAHTQVEQKRRDAIKRGYDDLQTIVPTCQQQDFSLGSQKLSKAIVLQKTIDYIQFLHKEKKKQEEEVSTLRKDVMALKIMKVNYEQIVKAHQDNPHEGEDQVSDQVKFNVFQGIMDSLFQSFNASISVASFQELSACVFSWIEEHCKPQTLREIVIGVLHQLKNQLY, encoded by the exons atgacggagccgGGCGCCTCTCCGGAGGACCCCTGGGTCAAG GTGGAGTATGCCTACAGCGACAACAGTCTGGACCCTG GGCTTTTTGTAGAAAGCACCCGCAAGGGGAGTGTAGTGTCCAGAGCTAATAGCATCGGTTCCACCAGTGCCTCTTCTGTCCCCAACACAG ATGACGAGGACAGCGATTACCACCAGGAGTCCTACAAGGAGTCCTACAAGGACCGGCGGCGGCGAGCACACACTCAGGCCGAGCAGAAGAGGAGGGACGCCATCAAG AGAGGCTATGATGATCTACAGACCATCGTCCCCACCTGCCAGCAGCAGGACTTCTCCCTTGGCTCTCAGAAACTGAGCAAAGCCATCGTGCTGCAGAAGA CTATTGACTACATCCAGTTTTTGcacaaggagaagaaaaagcaggaggaggaggtaTCCACGCTCCGCAAGGATGTCATGGCCCTAAAGATCATGAAAGT GAACTATGAGCAGATTGTGAAGGCGCACCAGGACAACCCCCATGAGGGGGAGGACCAGGTCTCGGACCAGGTCAAGTTCAACGTGTTTCAAGGCATCATGGACTCCCTCTTCCAGTCCTTCAATGCCTCCATCTCTGTGGCGAGCTTCCAGGAGCTGTCGGCCTGTGTCTTCAGCTGGATTGAGGAGCACTGTAAGCCTCAG ACCCTACGGGAAATTGTGATTGGCGTCCTGCACCAACTGAAGAACCAGCTTTACTGA